The following are from one region of the Rosettibacter firmus genome:
- the pstA gene encoding phosphate ABC transporter permease PstA, translating into MEKIIRSYKRKLIYRKAISFFVMSLTFIAALFAIVPLVFIFYYTVSKGITHLNLEFFISMPKPVGESGGGMANAIVGTLILVGIGGVIGLPIGIMSGIYLAEFGNNKFGTVLRFLTDVLSGIPSIVVGVVAYTLVVIPMKHFSALAGGVALAILMIPTITRTTEEMIKLVPHSYREAGLGLGIPKWKTSLFIILRTAWKGIATGILLALSRAAGETAPLLFTALGNRFWSTNIFQPIASLTVYIYDYARAPFEDWNEQAWTAALVLILLISIFSVIFRVITKSKYKAN; encoded by the coding sequence ATGGAAAAAATCATAAGAAGTTATAAAAGAAAATTAATATATCGAAAGGCGATTAGTTTTTTTGTAATGAGTTTGACTTTTATTGCAGCTTTATTTGCAATTGTACCACTTGTATTTATTTTTTATTACACTGTTTCAAAAGGTATTACACATCTGAATCTTGAATTTTTCATCTCCATGCCTAAACCAGTTGGTGAATCTGGCGGTGGAATGGCAAATGCTATTGTGGGTACATTGATTTTGGTTGGAATTGGTGGAGTGATAGGATTACCTATAGGAATTATGAGTGGAATATATCTTGCAGAATTTGGTAACAATAAGTTTGGTACAGTATTAAGATTTTTAACTGATGTTTTAAGCGGTATTCCATCTATCGTAGTGGGTGTGGTGGCTTATACACTGGTTGTGATTCCTATGAAACATTTTTCAGCTCTTGCTGGTGGTGTAGCACTGGCTATACTAATGATACCAACAATTACAAGAACTACAGAAGAAATGATAAAATTAGTTCCACATAGTTATAGAGAAGCTGGTCTTGGTCTTGGAATTCCTAAATGGAAAACTTCTTTATTTATAATTTTAAGAACAGCATGGAAAGGAATTGCTACTGGAATATTACTTGCATTATCTCGAGCAGCAGGCGAAACAGCTCCTCTTCTTTTTACTGCTTTAGGTAATAGATTCTGGTCAACAAATATTTTTCAACCAATTGCTTCTTTAACTGTTTATATTTATGATTATGCACGTGCACCTTTTGAAGACTGGAATGAACAGGCTTGGACTGCCGCTCTCGTTTTAATTTTGTTGATTTCTATTTTTAGTGTAATTTTTAGAGTTATAACAAAATCAAAATATAAAGCTAATTAA
- the pstC gene encoding phosphate ABC transporter permease subunit PstC — MKELFEKESYSLINNKLKKNSFNLKNSKRINLGDFIYEKLTLIFAIIVFMLTVFMGYEMYINSRLSISKFGWKFLTETTWDPVAEIYGALPSIYGTLVSSFLALLIAVPLSIGVAIYLSELAPDWLEKPLSFLVELLAGIPSIVYGLWGVFVLVPWLRSEVQPFLFEHLGFLPFFRGPMYGFSILAAAIILSIMVLPIITSISRDIMKSVPSIQKEAALALGATKWEATKIVLMNSKSGMLGATMLGLGRAIGETMAVTMVIGNRPLISSSLFDPAYTMASIIANEFTEATSDLYLSALIELALILFFITIIINAAARMLVWSLERKWKKS, encoded by the coding sequence ATGAAAGAACTATTCGAAAAAGAATCTTATTCTTTGATAAACAATAAACTCAAAAAAAATAGTTTTAATCTTAAAAACAGTAAGAGAATTAATCTTGGAGATTTTATTTACGAAAAATTAACTCTCATTTTTGCAATTATTGTTTTTATGCTTACGGTTTTTATGGGTTATGAAATGTATATTAACTCCAGACTTTCAATATCAAAATTTGGATGGAAATTTTTAACAGAAACAACTTGGGATCCAGTTGCAGAAATTTATGGTGCACTTCCCTCAATATATGGTACATTAGTTTCATCTTTTCTTGCTCTTTTAATTGCTGTACCTTTGAGTATAGGTGTAGCTATTTATTTATCAGAACTGGCTCCTGACTGGTTAGAAAAGCCTTTATCTTTCCTTGTAGAATTATTAGCGGGTATTCCAAGTATTGTTTATGGTTTATGGGGAGTGTTTGTTCTTGTGCCATGGTTACGTTCTGAAGTTCAACCATTTTTATTTGAACATCTTGGATTTCTTCCGTTTTTTAGAGGACCAATGTATGGTTTTAGTATTCTTGCAGCTGCAATAATTTTATCAATAATGGTTCTTCCAATTATTACATCAATTTCAAGAGATATAATGAAGTCTGTTCCCTCTATTCAAAAAGAAGCTGCTCTTGCACTTGGTGCAACAAAATGGGAAGCAACTAAAATAGTTCTTATGAATTCTAAATCTGGAATGTTAGGTGCAACAATGCTTGGACTCGGAAGAGCAATTGGTGAAACTATGGCTGTAACAATGGTTATTGGTAATAGACCATTAATATCATCATCATTATTTGATCCTGCTTATACAATGGCAAGTATAATTGCTAACGAGTTTACTGAAGCAACCTCTGATTTGTATTTAAGTGCTTTGATTGAATTAGCTTTAATTCTTTTTTTTATTACAATTATTATTAATGCTGCAGCACGTATGTTAGTATGGAGTCTGGAGAGAAAATGGAAAAAATCATAA
- the pstS gene encoding phosphate ABC transporter substrate-binding protein PstS has translation MKVRVKAILIVLLILLTTALVKAQVQLNAAGATFPYVIYSKWFDEFKKQTGVQINYQSIGSGGGIKQVIEGTVDFGASDGPMSDEQLKEVKQKRGTEIIHIPTVLGAVVVCYNLPGINKPIKLDGATIADIFLGKIYMWNDKRIAALNPDLKLPNKSIIVAHRSDGSGTTYIFTNYLSKVSNEWAKKVGYNTSVNWPVGLGGKGNEGVSGIIKQTEGAIGYVELAYAVKNKLPYALIKNKAGNFIEANFKTVTAASDGASKNMPDDLRAMITNADGKDSYPISGFTWLLVYKDMKDQRKAEALVKFLKWAMQKGQSFAEDLYYAPLPKSIIKLNEKKINSLTVNGKQIVVK, from the coding sequence ATGAAAGTTAGAGTCAAAGCAATTTTAATTGTTTTACTTATATTATTAACTACAGCTTTAGTAAAAGCACAGGTTCAATTAAATGCAGCTGGTGCAACATTCCCTTACGTTATTTATTCTAAATGGTTTGATGAATTTAAGAAACAAACTGGAGTACAAATTAATTATCAATCGATAGGAAGTGGTGGGGGAATTAAACAGGTTATTGAAGGTACGGTTGATTTTGGTGCAAGTGATGGACCAATGAGCGATGAACAATTAAAAGAAGTAAAACAAAAAAGAGGAACAGAAATTATCCATATCCCAACAGTTTTAGGTGCTGTTGTAGTTTGCTATAATTTACCAGGAATTAATAAACCTATAAAATTAGATGGTGCTACTATAGCAGATATATTTTTAGGGAAAATTTATATGTGGAATGATAAAAGAATTGCTGCATTAAATCCCGATCTTAAACTTCCTAATAAAAGTATTATAGTAGCTCATCGCTCAGATGGAAGTGGAACTACATATATTTTTACTAATTATTTATCAAAAGTTAGTAATGAATGGGCTAAAAAAGTGGGTTATAATACGTCTGTTAATTGGCCAGTTGGATTGGGTGGAAAAGGAAACGAAGGTGTTAGCGGTATTATAAAGCAAACTGAAGGGGCAATTGGTTATGTCGAGTTAGCTTATGCAGTTAAAAATAAATTACCTTATGCATTAATTAAAAATAAAGCTGGCAATTTTATAGAAGCAAATTTTAAAACAGTAACAGCTGCATCAGATGGTGCAAGTAAAAATATGCCCGATGATTTAAGAGCTATGATAACAAATGCAGATGGTAAAGACTCTTATCCAATTTCTGGCTTTACTTGGTTATTGGTTTACAAGGATATGAAAGATCAAAGAAAAGCAGAAGCATTGGTTAAATTTTTAAAATGGGCAATGCAAAAGGGTCAATCATTTGCAGAAGATTTATATTATGCACCATTACCTAAATCTATTATTAAATTGAACGAAAAGAAAATTAATTCTCTTACTGTAAATGGAAAACAAATTGTTGTGAAATAA
- a CDS encoding T9SS type A sorting domain-containing protein translates to MLKHIFGLFLVLILSVTSLFAQLSSYDEVLEGNINADKILDANKKYLLRGFVNVNEPATLTIPAGTIIYGEKSSKGTLIINRGAKIIAIGTPEKPIVFTSQEPPGNRASGDWGGIIIAGKAKINVPGGTAVIEGGTGTVYGGGDNPNDDDSSGVLRYVRIEFPGVAYLPDNEINGLTLAAVGRKTVIEYVQVSYSGDDSFEWFGGTVNAKYLIAYKGVDDEFDTDFGFRGKLQFLLGLRDPNIADISGSNGFESDNDGTGTLNEPRTQPLFSNVTLIGPLSDPNFSAFNPNFKRGLHLRRSSLTSLYNSIVMGYPVGLLLDGQNTVQGAINNQLQIRNTIIAGAQTGKNLTTNVSDFDVVSWFNNPDFGNKVFDNSSDVLLTDPFNLNSPNPVPLQNSPAVNAASFVNERLQDNFFTNVSYIGAFNPNGERWDMSWTNYDPQNTDYSQPNDIKDEQTIPTGFELYQNYPNPFNPSTTISFTLHKSTFVKLSIYNVLGQEVANLINEFKNQGTYNIKWQPENIPSGIYYYTLKADGYTISKKMVLVK, encoded by the coding sequence ATGTTAAAACATATTTTCGGTTTGTTTTTAGTATTAATTTTATCAGTTACATCATTATTTGCACAACTTTCTTCTTATGACGAAGTATTAGAAGGAAATATAAATGCCGATAAAATTCTGGATGCAAATAAAAAATATTTATTAAGAGGTTTCGTAAATGTAAATGAACCTGCAACATTAACAATACCAGCAGGCACAATTATTTATGGAGAAAAATCTTCTAAGGGTACTTTAATTATAAATCGAGGGGCAAAAATTATTGCAATTGGTACACCAGAAAAACCAATTGTTTTTACAAGTCAGGAACCACCAGGTAATAGAGCATCGGGTGATTGGGGTGGAATAATAATAGCAGGCAAGGCTAAAATAAATGTTCCTGGCGGTACGGCTGTTATTGAGGGGGGTACTGGCACGGTTTATGGCGGGGGCGATAATCCGAACGACGACGATAGTAGTGGAGTATTGCGTTATGTAAGAATTGAATTCCCTGGTGTTGCTTACTTACCAGATAATGAAATCAATGGTTTGACACTTGCAGCAGTTGGTCGTAAAACTGTAATAGAATATGTGCAGGTTAGCTATTCAGGAGATGATTCTTTTGAATGGTTTGGGGGAACAGTAAATGCTAAGTACTTAATTGCTTATAAAGGCGTGGATGATGAGTTCGATACAGATTTTGGTTTTAGAGGTAAACTACAGTTTTTACTTGGTTTGAGAGACCCCAACATTGCTGATATAAGTGGTAGCAATGGATTTGAATCTGATAACGACGGAACAGGAACATTGAATGAACCAAGAACTCAACCATTATTTTCAAATGTTACTCTTATTGGACCATTGTCAGATCCTAATTTTAGTGCATTCAATCCAAATTTTAAACGTGGCTTACATTTAAGAAGATCTTCTCTTACTTCACTTTATAATTCAATAGTTATGGGTTATCCAGTTGGTCTCTTGCTTGATGGACAAAATACAGTACAGGGGGCAATTAATAATCAATTACAAATTAGAAATACAATAATTGCAGGAGCACAAACAGGAAAAAATTTGACTACCAATGTTTCTGATTTTGATGTAGTAAGCTGGTTTAATAATCCTGATTTCGGGAATAAAGTTTTTGATAATAGTTCCGATGTTCTTTTGACAGATCCTTTTAATTTGAATTCTCCTAATCCAGTACCATTACAAAATTCTCCAGCTGTTAATGCTGCAAGCTTTGTAAATGAAAGACTACAGGATAATTTCTTCACAAATGTTTCTTACATTGGTGCATTTAATCCAAATGGTGAAAGATGGGATATGAGCTGGACAAATTACGATCCTCAAAATACAGACTATTCACAACCCAACGATATAAAAGATGAGCAGACTATTCCAACTGGTTTTGAACTTTATCAGAATTATCCAAATCCTTTTAATCCTTCAACTACAATTTCATTTACATTACATAAGTCAACATTTGTAAAATTATCAATATATAATGTTCTTGGACAGGAAGTAGCTAATCTTATTAATGAATTTAAAAATCAAGGCACTTATAATATTAAATGGCAACCTGAAAATATTCCTTCGGGAATTTATTATTACACATTGAAAGCCGATGGATATACTATCTCGAAGAAAATGGTGCTTGTAAAATAA
- a CDS encoding TonB-dependent receptor: protein MKKFITNTSIQLIITLIFILTINFPNYSQSKIKGSIGGKIVDASTGEPIIGANIIIVNTNFGAASDIDGNYLISNLEPGTYEILASYISYTKTRIQNVIVKSGEKTIINIALTPEAINVDEVVVTGKLQTSYEAALLNLQKNSVSISDGISAEQIKKSPDATSSDALRRITGVSIIDNKFVFIRGTSERYSDAMLNNSSLSSTEPDKKSFAFDIIPSNLLDNTIIYKTYTPDKPGNFTGGLVNLNTIDFPDKLKFNITLTTSYTNNISLSEFKSYKGGSLDFLGIDDGTRSIPSTIPADLSKGNYSAEQTIQFAKSLPNNWSTINRTAPLNSGFMISLGDGINLFGPRFGFITALTYKNNFNKIHLERSEYESSGEPRFNYAGEQNTYSTLWGGLLNLSYKFSDNHKFSFKNTYSHSSDDEVAELKGAQYTDSGTEQVLTSLRFTSREVYIGQLSAEHFFADLNKLHIQWNLYYSSSNRDEPDYRRVIYARDLGSNNKYAALLGPQVNLKNGGRFYSNLDETTKGFNTDFSIPLNSLKLKFGVSVENKFRDFRSRLIGTIINAPGNGFTDFNLLYLPINEIFSPENYRKNGFSIQEYLNGTNNYKANQKYFASYLMLDHSFNLFERELKIILGARLENSIQEINSRDISDQKDLFIQLKNVDILPSINFIYKITDETNLRLTATQTVNRPELRELAPFAYFDFYTQTSVRGNSNLRRALIRNYDLRLDTYPDVGELLSIGIFYKDIKDAIEQVVVTGSALGSERTFMNADIAKIYGLELEERFSLSHISKFLSGFSINSNLTFIKSSVTVKGSESTIARKGRPLQGQSPYVVNVGLVYNSQEMGTTISILYNRIGERIIEVATDYEDDIVEKPRDMIDIVINKVITDNIELKFTAKDILSKNKVFMQGNKNARLDSNNSSISFNISYKL from the coding sequence TTGAAAAAGTTTATTACCAACACAAGCATTCAGTTAATAATAACATTGATTTTTATTCTTACAATAAATTTTCCCAATTATTCTCAGAGTAAAATAAAAGGTTCAATAGGCGGTAAAATTGTTGATGCATCAACGGGAGAACCAATAATTGGAGCTAACATAATTATAGTAAATACAAACTTTGGTGCTGCAAGTGATATTGATGGCAATTATTTAATATCAAATTTAGAACCAGGCACATATGAAATACTAGCAAGTTATATATCCTACACTAAAACCAGAATACAGAATGTAATAGTAAAGAGTGGTGAAAAAACAATAATTAATATTGCATTAACACCAGAAGCAATAAATGTTGACGAAGTTGTAGTAACTGGCAAATTACAAACTTCTTATGAAGCAGCATTACTTAATCTTCAAAAAAATTCTGTTTCGATTAGTGATGGTATAAGTGCAGAACAAATAAAAAAATCTCCTGATGCAACTTCGAGTGATGCTCTCAGAAGAATTACAGGCGTATCAATAATTGATAATAAATTTGTTTTTATTCGTGGAACCAGTGAAAGATATAGTGATGCGATGCTTAATAATTCTTCTTTATCGAGTACAGAACCCGATAAAAAATCATTTGCATTTGATATTATTCCATCAAACTTACTTGATAATACAATAATTTATAAAACTTATACACCAGATAAACCTGGGAATTTTACAGGAGGACTTGTTAATCTTAATACAATTGATTTTCCAGATAAATTAAAGTTCAATATTACACTTACAACTTCTTATACAAATAACATTTCACTTTCTGAGTTTAAAAGTTATAAAGGTGGCTCTTTAGATTTTCTTGGTATTGATGATGGTACAAGAAGTATTCCTTCAACAATACCTGCAGATTTGAGTAAAGGTAATTACTCGGCGGAACAAACAATTCAATTTGCAAAATCATTACCAAATAATTGGTCAACTATAAATAGAACTGCTCCATTAAATAGTGGTTTTATGATATCTCTTGGTGATGGAATTAATCTTTTTGGACCACGCTTTGGTTTTATTACTGCTCTTACATATAAAAATAATTTCAATAAAATTCATCTTGAAAGAAGTGAATATGAATCGAGTGGCGAACCAAGATTTAATTATGCAGGAGAACAAAATACTTACTCAACTTTATGGGGTGGTTTGTTAAACCTGAGTTATAAATTTTCTGATAATCATAAATTTAGTTTTAAAAATACATATAGTCATTCATCCGATGATGAGGTTGCAGAATTAAAAGGAGCACAATATACCGATTCTGGAACGGAACAAGTGTTAACTTCTCTTAGATTTACTTCGCGCGAAGTTTATATTGGACAATTATCTGCAGAACATTTCTTTGCAGATCTAAATAAACTACATATTCAATGGAATTTATATTATTCGTCTTCAAATCGAGATGAACCAGATTATAGAAGAGTAATTTATGCTCGAGATTTAGGAAGTAATAATAAATACGCTGCATTACTGGGACCACAGGTTAATTTGAAAAATGGTGGAAGATTTTATTCAAACCTCGATGAAACTACAAAAGGTTTTAATACGGATTTTTCCATACCTCTTAATTCTTTAAAACTTAAGTTTGGTGTTAGTGTTGAAAATAAGTTTAGAGATTTTAGATCAAGATTAATAGGAACTATAATTAATGCACCCGGTAATGGTTTTACTGATTTTAATTTGTTGTATTTACCAATCAATGAAATATTCTCTCCTGAAAATTATCGTAAAAATGGTTTTTCAATTCAAGAATATTTAAATGGTACAAATAATTATAAAGCAAACCAGAAATACTTTGCCTCATATTTAATGTTAGACCATAGTTTTAACTTATTTGAGAGAGAACTTAAAATTATTTTAGGGGCAAGATTAGAAAATTCAATTCAGGAAATTAATTCAAGAGATATTTCTGATCAGAAAGATTTGTTTATACAATTAAAAAATGTTGATATTCTTCCTTCTATAAATTTTATATATAAAATTACTGACGAGACAAATCTTAGATTAACAGCAACACAAACTGTAAACAGACCTGAATTGCGAGAACTGGCACCTTTTGCATATTTTGATTTTTATACTCAAACATCTGTTCGTGGCAATTCTAATTTACGCAGAGCTTTAATAAGAAATTATGATCTTAGACTTGATACCTATCCTGATGTTGGTGAGTTACTGTCAATTGGAATTTTTTATAAAGATATTAAAGATGCAATAGAACAGGTTGTTGTTACTGGTAGTGCACTTGGTTCAGAAAGAACTTTTATGAATGCAGATATTGCTAAGATTTATGGACTCGAACTTGAAGAAAGATTTTCACTTTCACATATAAGTAAGTTTTTATCTGGGTTTTCAATCAATTCAAATCTTACATTTATAAAATCATCTGTTACAGTAAAAGGTTCAGAATCAACAATTGCAAGAAAAGGGAGACCACTTCAAGGGCAATCTCCATACGTTGTAAATGTTGGTCTGGTTTATAACTCTCAAGAAATGGGTACCACAATAAGCATCTTATATAACCGCATAGGTGAAAGAATAATTGAAGTAGCAACGGATTATGAAGACGACATTGTAGAAAAACCACGTGATATGATTGATATTGTTATAAATAAAGTGATAACAGATAATATAGAATTAAAATTTACTGCTAAAGATATACTCTCAAAAAATAAAGTTTTTATGCAGGGAAATAAAAATGCAAGATTAGACAGTAACAACTCATCTATATCATTTAATATATCTTATAAATTATAA
- a CDS encoding lysophospholipid acyltransferase family protein has translation MNEVIANKDEYKTSRKISKRIFPSLYFYFKHLIPIVYRCNRLAVKGIYDDEEWIASSLDIMRGLEKSGINFHITGMNNLKAVEGPVVFVSNHMSILETFIFPSIIHPVKKIVFVMKEELVRFPVFGPVSAARDPILVSRNNPREDLMAVLNQGSERLARGKSVVIFPQRTRTQFLNPSSFNTLGIKLARRNNVPIIPVALVTDAWSNGKYLKDFGKIDPKREVKICFGEPIKISGNGSEEHQKVIDFIKSKFVEWGRNELIRE, from the coding sequence ATGAATGAAGTAATAGCTAATAAAGATGAATATAAAACATCTCGTAAAATTTCTAAGAGAATTTTCCCATCACTTTATTTTTATTTCAAACACTTAATTCCAATTGTCTATCGTTGTAACCGTCTTGCCGTAAAAGGAATTTATGATGATGAGGAATGGATTGCATCATCACTTGATATAATGAGAGGACTTGAGAAAAGTGGAATTAACTTTCACATAACGGGCATGAATAATTTAAAGGCAGTTGAAGGTCCCGTTGTTTTTGTATCTAATCACATGAGTATTTTAGAGACTTTTATTTTTCCGTCTATTATTCATCCAGTAAAGAAAATTGTATTTGTAATGAAAGAAGAGTTAGTAAGGTTTCCAGTATTTGGTCCAGTGTCTGCTGCAAGAGATCCAATTTTAGTTTCGAGAAATAATCCAAGAGAAGATTTGATGGCTGTATTAAATCAGGGTAGTGAAAGATTAGCCAGAGGTAAATCCGTTGTAATTTTTCCACAGAGAACAAGAACTCAGTTTTTAAATCCTTCATCATTTAATACACTGGGAATAAAATTAGCCAGACGAAATAATGTTCCAATAATTCCTGTAGCTCTGGTAACAGATGCATGGAGCAATGGAAAATATTTAAAAGATTTTGGGAAAATAGATCCAAAAAGAGAAGTAAAAATTTGTTTTGGTGAACCAATTAAAATTTCTGGCAATGGAAGTGAAGAACATCAAAAAGTAATTGATTTTATAAAAAGTAAATTTGTTGAATGGGGTAGAAACGAATTAATAAGAGAATAA
- a CDS encoding ABC transporter permease, producing MARKYLKSKKDSRFISTISLITISGIAIGVCVVIIALTILDGFQKVVSEKIINLNYHIKVSSFGKRNLPDLIDVERYILRDFPQIKIIHPFISKLAIIKSKKFTDGITINGLKRESLDITLKKYIIDGDINLSNNEIILGKKLAEKLFVKPGDRVTIFSLKHDQIPTQDNPPSIMQFTVKGIYESGMAEYDDMNAYVDFSTAQELFGMKNEISGYNIKLNDISKINMISDKLQDYLGYPYYVQTVFNIHQNIFTWLELQKEPIPIILGLIIFVAVFNIVGTLLMIILERTNVIGILRSLGANRKLILKIFLIHGAYLTISGLLLGNLLAYILTIIQEKFNVISLPEKIYFVTKVPLYISIDNYLLVSTITILISFIASLLPAYIATKVQPISAIRFD from the coding sequence GTGGCAAGAAAGTACCTTAAGTCAAAAAAAGATTCTCGATTTATTTCTACAATATCATTGATAACAATCTCTGGAATTGCTATTGGCGTATGTGTAGTTATAATCGCATTGACTATACTCGATGGATTTCAAAAAGTAGTTTCAGAGAAAATCATTAATCTAAATTATCATATCAAAGTTTCTTCTTTTGGAAAACGAAATTTACCTGACTTAATTGATGTTGAGAGATATATTCTTCGTGACTTTCCACAGATTAAAATAATTCATCCATTCATTTCAAAATTAGCTATTATTAAATCGAAAAAATTTACAGATGGAATTACAATAAATGGATTAAAAAGGGAATCACTCGATATCACTCTAAAAAAATACATCATTGATGGCGATATAAATTTGAGTAACAATGAAATAATACTCGGAAAAAAATTGGCAGAAAAACTCTTCGTAAAACCTGGTGATAGAGTAACTATATTCTCATTAAAACATGATCAAATTCCAACACAAGATAATCCACCTTCAATAATGCAATTTACTGTAAAAGGAATTTATGAAAGTGGAATGGCAGAATATGATGATATGAATGCATATGTTGATTTTTCTACTGCTCAGGAATTATTCGGAATGAAAAATGAAATTTCTGGATACAATATTAAACTAAATGATATTTCAAAAATAAATATGATTTCTGATAAACTTCAGGATTATCTTGGTTATCCTTATTATGTTCAAACTGTTTTTAATATTCATCAAAACATATTTACATGGCTTGAACTTCAAAAAGAACCAATTCCAATTATTCTTGGCTTAATAATTTTTGTTGCTGTATTTAATATTGTAGGTACATTATTAATGATTATACTTGAAAGAACCAATGTAATAGGAATTCTTCGTTCTCTTGGTGCAAATAGAAAATTAATTCTAAAAATATTTCTAATTCATGGTGCATATTTAACAATATCAGGATTACTACTTGGAAATTTACTGGCTTACATACTGACTATTATTCAAGAAAAATTTAATGTAATTTCTCTTCCAGAAAAAATTTATTTTGTTACTAAAGTACCACTGTACATTTCGATTGATAATTATTTACTTGTCTCTACGATTACTATATTGATATCTTTCATAGCTTCATTACTTCCAGCTTACATTGCAACAAAAGTTCAACCAATTTCAGCAATAAGATTTGATTAA
- a CDS encoding ABC transporter permease, with protein sequence MVELFIAKRYLRAKHKLNLITIISFLSTLGIAIGVAALIIVLSVFNGFGSLVTSILISFDPHIRISVIDEKGFSKINELESSLKNISSIKTFYPYAEGKTIILNKRSYEIVTVKGIPASLKNEKWGIPTKIISGKFDLESKSNEDKIILSLPLALRLSARIGDTIYVTSAYNIEKTITTFTIPLTRKFIITGLFETNNRDYDVSYAFTSLKSAQRLFGLKNNYTGYEIRLDKIENSEKVKKELQNILHANLFSINTWYDLHKDLYSVMTIERWSAYILLSLIIAVATFNIFASLTMTVLEKKKDIGILRSIGLEKKSILKIFMFEGILVGIIGTILGLTIGLLICYLQIKYNFYPLDPEKYIINAMPVKIKFTDVIAVSLMSMFLSFIASLYPAKRAANTIIIDSIKYE encoded by the coding sequence ATGGTAGAATTATTTATAGCAAAAAGATATTTAAGAGCAAAGCATAAATTAAATTTAATTACAATAATCTCTTTTCTATCAACATTAGGGATTGCAATTGGTGTAGCTGCATTAATTATAGTTCTTTCTGTTTTCAATGGATTTGGTTCACTGGTTACATCAATACTGATAAGTTTTGATCCACATATTCGTATTTCTGTTATTGATGAAAAAGGATTTTCAAAAATTAATGAATTAGAATCATCTCTTAAGAATATTTCAAGTATTAAAACTTTTTATCCCTATGCAGAAGGTAAGACTATTATATTAAATAAAAGAAGTTATGAAATAGTTACTGTAAAAGGAATTCCAGCTTCATTAAAAAATGAAAAATGGGGGATTCCAACAAAAATTATTAGCGGTAAATTCGATCTTGAAAGTAAGTCAAACGAAGATAAAATAATTTTAAGTTTACCACTTGCATTGCGACTTTCAGCACGAATTGGTGATACAATTTATGTTACTTCTGCTTATAATATTGAAAAAACAATAACAACTTTTACAATACCATTAACAAGAAAATTTATAATTACTGGTTTATTCGAAACAAATAATCGAGACTATGATGTTTCTTATGCTTTTACTTCATTGAAATCTGCTCAAAGATTATTTGGTTTGAAAAATAATTATACAGGTTACGAAATTCGATTAGACAAAATTGAGAACTCAGAAAAAGTAAAAAAGGAACTTCAGAATATTTTGCATGCTAATTTATTTTCTATCAATACATGGTACGATCTTCATAAAGACCTTTATAGTGTAATGACGATCGAGCGATGGTCAGCATACATATTGCTGAGTTTAATAATTGCTGTTGCCACTTTTAATATTTTTGCTTCTTTAACAATGACCGTCTTGGAGAAAAAGAAAGATATTGGAATACTTCGTTCAATTGGACTGGAGAAAAAATCGATTTTAAAAATTTTCATGTTCGAAGGAATTTTAGTAGGAATAATTGGTACAATCTTAGGATTAACAATTGGACTCTTAATTTGTTACCTTCAGATTAAATATAATTTTTATCCATTAGATCCAGAAAAATATATTATTAATGCTATGCCTGTTAAGATTAAATTTACAGATGTTATAGCTGTGAGTTTAATGTCGATGTTTCTTTCATTTATTGCTTCACTCTATCCAGCAAAAAGAGCAGCAAATACAATAATAATTGACTCAATAAAATATGAATGA